The Sphingomonas alpina genome has a segment encoding these proteins:
- a CDS encoding indolepyruvate oxidoreductase subunit beta family protein: MARDRITIAILALGGQGGGVLADWILTLAEANGWRAQGTSVPGVAQRTGSTVYYIEMVPENGSDPVLALMPVPGDVDIVLASELMEGGRAILRGFVSDDRTTLISSTHRIYAISEKTAMGDGTAASDRIVAAAGKRAQKFIGFDMDAAADSAGSVISSILFGALGGSDALPFPRAAFEAAIEQAGIAVPANLRGFAAGFAPASGGMATKSSTSAVRLPSVVTEAPPQPTTFAGQALAARICGRLPANAQVLALHGAARLADYQDLAYAARYLDRLEALAALDDGQQDHALTAEGARHLALWMSYEDTIRVADLKTRADRFARVRGEVRAAPDQLLGVTEFMHPRLREICEVLPAPIGRRILASRAANHLLAPFFTSGRHVETTSLRWFILLRTMAWLRRWRPISLRFVEEQERIDAWLALAGKVAHRDTALAIEVIRCQSLIKGYGDTFDRGLRNFSTLMGLVPALMQRRDAAACLGALRNAALADDAGTALDTAVEAVSIPRRQTTG, encoded by the coding sequence ATGGCGCGGGACCGGATCACCATCGCGATCCTGGCGCTGGGCGGGCAAGGCGGCGGCGTGCTTGCCGACTGGATCCTGACGCTTGCCGAAGCGAATGGCTGGCGGGCGCAAGGCACCTCCGTTCCCGGTGTCGCACAGCGTACCGGTTCAACGGTCTATTATATCGAAATGGTGCCCGAAAACGGCAGCGATCCGGTGCTCGCATTGATGCCGGTACCAGGTGATGTCGACATCGTTCTCGCATCCGAACTGATGGAGGGCGGACGGGCGATCCTGCGAGGCTTTGTAAGTGATGATCGTACGACGCTGATCAGCTCGACCCACCGCATCTACGCCATTTCGGAAAAAACCGCGATGGGCGACGGCACGGCGGCAAGCGATCGCATCGTCGCAGCAGCGGGCAAGCGCGCGCAGAAGTTCATCGGGTTCGATATGGATGCGGCCGCCGATAGCGCCGGCAGCGTGATCAGTTCGATTCTGTTCGGTGCGCTGGGCGGCAGTGACGCTTTGCCGTTCCCTCGCGCCGCGTTCGAAGCGGCGATCGAACAGGCCGGTATCGCGGTGCCCGCCAATCTACGTGGGTTCGCCGCAGGATTCGCCCCCGCATCAGGCGGTATGGCTACGAAATCATCGACCAGTGCGGTGCGGCTTCCGTCCGTCGTTACCGAGGCCCCGCCACAGCCTACGACATTCGCAGGGCAAGCCCTGGCGGCGCGTATTTGCGGACGATTACCGGCCAACGCACAGGTGCTGGCGCTTCATGGCGCTGCACGATTGGCCGACTATCAGGACCTGGCCTATGCCGCGCGCTATCTTGATCGGCTCGAAGCGCTGGCAGCACTTGATGACGGACAGCAGGACCATGCGCTGACGGCCGAAGGCGCGCGCCACCTTGCATTATGGATGAGTTATGAAGACACGATCCGCGTCGCCGACCTGAAAACGCGCGCCGATCGTTTTGCACGCGTGCGCGGCGAAGTCCGCGCGGCGCCGGATCAGTTGCTCGGCGTGACGGAATTCATGCATCCGCGACTGCGCGAAATCTGCGAGGTGCTGCCCGCGCCGATCGGCCGCCGCATATTGGCCAGCAGAGCGGCCAATCATCTGCTTGCGCCGTTCTTCACGTCAGGTCGTCATGTCGAGACCACCAGCCTGCGCTGGTTCATCCTGTTGCGCACCATGGCATGGCTGCGGCGGTGGCGCCCGATCAGTCTACGCTTCGTCGAGGAACAAGAGCGGATCGACGCCTGGCTGGCACTGGCGGGCAAGGTGGCGCACCGGGACACAGCATTGGCGATCGAGGTCATACGGTGCCAGTCGCTTATCAAGGGCTATGGTGATACGTTTGATCGCGGACTGCGCAATTTTTCGACGCTCATGGGGCTGGTGCCCGCATTGATGCAGCGCCGGGATGCTGCGGCATGCCTGGGCGCGTTGCGCAACGCTGCGCTGGCTGACGATGCGGGAACGGCGCTCGACACGGCAGTCGAGGCGGTGTCCATACCCCGCCGGCAAACAACGGGCTGA
- a CDS encoding sodium-dependent transporter, with product MQQGEVQGEQWSSRLAFLYSIGAAAIGLGTLWRFPYVAGANGGGAFVILYILFVMAICVPLMIAEMAIGKRGHGSAMTSVDSAIIAAGAWRGWRTIGTLSLLIPFFGLSYYSIVAGWAIDYSIASIARGFAGFDAEQSRAMFGALAASPVRGGLLQLTFIMATAIVVGLGVRRGIETVSRIKMIALFVILIGLVIYNALTVGLGPSTQFLLQPDFAALGAEGVLTALGQALFSTAVGVGVLITYSAYLPAESSLPRSSMALAGGVIIVALLTGFAIFPAVLAYGLKPAEGPNLIFVTLPIVFGKMAGGRIIAILFFGLIALGAFTTAVGMLEPVVAWLREKTGMGRAPLAAMAGFAIWLVGLPSLLSFSTLSDFHPLAFAGMTGKTAFDLLDFTIANLLLPANALLLAVFVGWSCRGLIGARETGLAPRMLGAWRFVIRFVAPIAILGLGVHLLL from the coding sequence ATGCAACAAGGTGAGGTTCAGGGGGAGCAATGGTCGTCGCGGTTGGCGTTCCTCTATTCGATCGGCGCGGCAGCGATCGGGCTCGGCACGCTATGGCGCTTCCCTTACGTCGCCGGCGCCAACGGGGGGGGCGCATTTGTCATTTTGTACATTCTCTTCGTGATGGCGATCTGCGTGCCGTTGATGATCGCCGAAATGGCGATCGGCAAGCGCGGGCATGGCAGCGCGATGACGAGCGTGGACAGCGCCATTATCGCTGCGGGTGCGTGGCGTGGTTGGCGTACGATCGGAACCTTGAGTCTACTGATCCCCTTTTTCGGATTGAGTTATTACAGCATCGTCGCGGGCTGGGCGATCGACTACAGCATCGCGTCGATCGCGCGTGGGTTTGCCGGGTTCGATGCCGAGCAATCGCGCGCAATGTTCGGGGCGCTCGCCGCTTCACCCGTCCGCGGCGGGCTGTTACAACTGACATTCATCATGGCGACGGCGATCGTGGTCGGGCTGGGCGTGCGGCGCGGGATCGAAACAGTGTCGCGGATCAAGATGATCGCGCTGTTCGTGATCCTGATCGGGCTGGTGATCTACAACGCGCTGACGGTCGGCCTGGGACCAAGTACCCAATTTCTGCTCCAGCCCGATTTCGCCGCATTGGGGGCGGAGGGCGTGCTGACCGCTCTGGGCCAAGCGCTGTTCTCGACTGCGGTCGGCGTCGGCGTGCTGATTACCTATAGCGCCTATCTTCCCGCTGAATCGTCGTTGCCACGATCGTCGATGGCGCTGGCGGGCGGTGTGATCATCGTCGCGCTGCTGACGGGCTTTGCGATCTTTCCCGCCGTTCTCGCATATGGCCTCAAGCCCGCAGAGGGTCCCAATCTGATCTTCGTCACCCTGCCGATCGTGTTTGGCAAGATGGCGGGTGGGCGGATCATCGCGATCTTGTTCTTCGGGTTGATCGCGCTCGGCGCGTTCACGACCGCAGTCGGGATGCTCGAACCCGTTGTCGCATGGTTGCGCGAAAAGACCGGCATGGGCCGGGCGCCGCTGGCGGCGATGGCCGGCTTCGCGATCTGGCTCGTCGGACTGCCATCGCTGCTGTCGTTCAGCACCCTGTCTGATTTCCACCCGCTCGCGTTCGCCGGCATGACCGGCAAGACGGCGTTCGACCTGCTCGACTTCACCATCGCCAACTTGCTGCTTCCCGCCAACGCACTGCTCCTAGCGGTCTTTGTAGGATGGAGCTGTCGCGGCTTGATCGGTGCGCGCGAGACCGGGTTGGCCCCGAGGATGCTCGGCGCGTGGCGTTTCGTCATCCGCTTTGTCGCGCCGATCGCGATCCTGGGACTGGGTGTGCATTTGCTTCTGTAG
- a CDS encoding M61 family metallopeptidase yields the protein MALPAVAQVTPAVSSSSSRARVALQGVMRLSIDATDVNRAIFTGRLILPVAQAGPMLLLFPRWVPGHHAPSGPISRIAGIHVSSGGRDIAWTRDPVQMHVLHLTVPEGATSIEVDFQYLSPTDPKMGRVEVTPDMIDLQWTSLAPYPQGYASRDMTVEATVRLPAGWGYATALDVASTRDGMVVFKPVDYETLVDSPIVAGRYHRREILDAAATAPVTLDLFADSPESLAAQPEQIAAHRRLVEQAYKLFRSRHFDRYTFLTGLTTQIGGLGAEHHQSSENFTAAGYFTDWAANAPARELLPHEFVHSWNGKFRRGADLLTPTLDAPMRNSLLWVYEGMTRYYGAVLTARAELNTPEEARSNFAVSAALMENRAGRQWRPLLDTTNHSIYAEGAQPWPNWQRGSDYYLEGQLLWLDVDTRMRELSGGRKSLDDFARPFFGVDDGSHRPVPYVFEDVIAGLNAQVPYDWGSLLHEHVEKVAPRAPLDGLARGGYRLVYTDAPTDFFRALEKQRGVMDLSYSIGLVVDADGAIGDVLWDSPAFAAELTIGTHILAVNGQAFEAAKLRQAIGACKGSPRPVTLTVRRGPMVRDATVTCAMGLRYPRLERDPAVPARLDAILAPLK from the coding sequence ATGGCGCTGCCCGCCGTGGCGCAGGTCACGCCCGCCGTTTCTTCCTCTTCTTCCCGCGCGCGCGTGGCGCTGCAGGGCGTGATGCGCTTGTCGATCGACGCAACCGACGTCAATCGCGCGATTTTCACCGGCAGGCTGATCCTGCCGGTGGCGCAGGCCGGGCCGATGCTGCTGCTGTTTCCGCGCTGGGTGCCGGGACATCATGCGCCATCAGGCCCGATATCGCGGATCGCGGGGATTCATGTCAGTTCGGGTGGTCGTGACATCGCCTGGACGCGCGATCCGGTGCAGATGCATGTCCTGCACCTGACGGTGCCCGAGGGCGCAACCTCGATCGAGGTCGATTTCCAATATCTCTCGCCGACCGATCCGAAGATGGGTCGTGTCGAAGTGACGCCCGACATGATCGATCTGCAATGGACGTCACTGGCTCCCTATCCACAAGGTTATGCGTCGCGCGACATGACCGTCGAGGCGACCGTTAGACTGCCCGCGGGATGGGGATATGCGACCGCGCTTGACGTCGCCTCGACGCGCGACGGCATGGTGGTGTTCAAGCCGGTCGATTATGAAACGCTCGTCGATTCGCCGATCGTCGCAGGCCGCTATCACCGCCGGGAGATTCTCGACGCAGCGGCGACGGCGCCGGTGACGCTCGATCTGTTCGCCGATTCCCCCGAATCGCTTGCCGCGCAGCCTGAACAGATCGCGGCGCATCGCCGGCTGGTCGAACAGGCCTATAAGCTGTTCCGCTCACGTCATTTCGACCGCTACACATTCCTCACCGGACTGACGACGCAGATCGGCGGCCTGGGTGCCGAGCATCACCAGTCGAGCGAGAATTTCACCGCTGCCGGCTATTTCACTGACTGGGCCGCCAATGCACCGGCGCGCGAGTTGCTGCCGCACGAATTCGTCCATAGCTGGAACGGCAAGTTTCGTCGCGGCGCCGATTTACTGACGCCAACACTCGACGCTCCGATGCGCAACAGCCTGCTTTGGGTCTATGAAGGGATGACGCGCTATTATGGTGCGGTCCTCACAGCGCGCGCCGAGTTAAACACGCCGGAAGAGGCGCGCAGCAATTTCGCCGTATCGGCTGCGCTGATGGAGAATCGCGCCGGGCGCCAATGGCGACCATTGCTCGATACCACCAACCATTCGATTTATGCCGAAGGCGCTCAGCCCTGGCCCAACTGGCAGCGCGGATCGGATTATTATCTGGAGGGTCAGCTGCTCTGGCTCGATGTCGATACGCGGATGCGCGAACTGTCGGGCGGCAGAAAATCACTCGACGATTTTGCGCGTCCGTTCTTCGGCGTCGACGACGGATCGCACCGCCCAGTCCCGTATGTCTTCGAAGACGTCATCGCCGGGCTCAATGCCCAGGTGCCCTATGACTGGGGCAGCTTACTTCACGAGCATGTCGAGAAGGTGGCACCCCGCGCGCCCCTCGATGGGCTGGCGCGCGGCGGTTATCGGCTCGTTTATACCGATGCGCCGACCGACTTTTTCCGCGCACTCGAAAAGCAGCGTGGCGTGATGGACTTGAGCTATTCGATCGGATTGGTCGTCGATGCCGATGGCGCAATCGGGGACGTGCTGTGGGATAGCCCCGCATTTGCCGCCGAATTGACGATCGGCACTCACATTCTGGCCGTCAATGGTCAGGCATTCGAGGCGGCCAAGCTTCGGCAGGCAATCGGTGCGTGCAAGGGCAGTCCCCGGCCAGTGACGCTGACGGTTCGACGCGGGCCGATGGTGCGCGATGCGACCGTCACATGTGCAATGGGGCTACGCTATCCGCGCCTTGAACGCGATCCGGCGGTCCCCGCGCGACTGGACGCGATCCTGGCACCGCTCAAATAG
- a CDS encoding acyl-CoA thioesterase — translation MAFIRQTQVRFAHVDAAGIVFYPRYFEMVNAIVEDLFAACGEDFAELHLRQGKGVPTVNVAIDFTAPSRLGELLDFDLCLMRLGRSALTLGVEARCAGAQRLMGSVTLVRIDLASGASEAWPSDLATRLRNTLMDPAI, via the coding sequence ATGGCCTTCATCCGTCAGACTCAGGTTCGCTTTGCGCATGTCGATGCGGCGGGCATCGTCTTTTATCCGCGCTATTTCGAGATGGTGAACGCGATCGTCGAGGATCTGTTTGCCGCCTGTGGCGAGGATTTCGCTGAACTCCATCTTCGGCAGGGCAAGGGCGTTCCCACCGTCAATGTCGCGATCGATTTCACTGCGCCGTCGCGGCTGGGCGAACTGCTGGATTTCGACCTCTGTCTCATGCGGCTGGGGCGCAGCGCGCTGACGCTCGGCGTCGAGGCCCGCTGCGCGGGTGCGCAGCGGTTGATGGGATCAGTCACACTCGTTCGGATCGACCTGGCGAGCGGTGCCAGCGAAGCCTGGCCAAGCGATCTCGCCACACGGTTGCGCAACACGCTCATGGACCCCGCTATTTGA
- a CDS encoding VOC family protein has protein sequence MRKLSWAMALAALCCTSPVVARGREPAPALRGQITFLYYKDLPAAARFYERLLGRAPDSTPDWVRLFPLTSTATIGLVNATGGALRPSGEKPVMVTMVVDGTGAIDRWYDRVRAQGIRIVEERKTTRIDARRSIHAFMFNDPEGYRIEILSWVRTPRG, from the coding sequence ATGCGAAAACTGAGTTGGGCAATGGCGCTGGCGGCGCTTTGCTGCACATCGCCGGTGGTAGCGCGCGGACGCGAGCCGGCGCCCGCGCTTCGGGGGCAGATCACCTTTCTCTACTATAAGGACCTGCCCGCCGCGGCACGGTTTTATGAGCGGCTGCTCGGCCGCGCGCCCGACTCGACTCCCGACTGGGTGCGGCTGTTTCCGCTGACCTCCACCGCGACGATCGGGCTGGTCAATGCGACAGGCGGCGCGCTGCGCCCGTCCGGGGAAAAGCCGGTGATGGTGACGATGGTGGTTGATGGCACGGGGGCGATCGACCGTTGGTATGACCGTGTTCGCGCGCAGGGAATTCGCATCGTCGAGGAACGCAAGACCACTCGGATCGATGCGCGGCGATCGATCCACGCCTTCATGTTCAATGATCCGGAAGGCTATAGGATCGAGATATTGAGCTGGGTGCGCACGCCGCGAGGCTGA
- a CDS encoding aminotransferase class V-fold PLP-dependent enzyme, which yields MAAFADFRAQFPTVETKLYLNSGSYGLLANSVRAGMTHYLDNRTEHGADWGGWVGLEGEVRDRVARLLGASPRDVAVTASASAGINAVASCIDFGARRKAVVSNYEFPTSAQIWHAQEKRGAQVVHVAEAVDRTIPVAHFDAAIDEHTAIVTLSHVCYRHGAKLPAETIREIARIAHERGALVILDCYQSIGTERIDVQSLGVDFCVGGMLKYLLGSAGSGFLWARAALTTTLLPGTSGWFAQADINAMDIFANDPSPDARRFQAGTPPVPSLYSARAGLDLILATGVDAIEARVRGLTRYALDRLREADIAVVTPDQDALRGPMIAIPARDEMALVAYLAERDMVVSCRDGNIRAGFHAYNIEAEVDRFVVALVASGLCRDIATLAAA from the coding sequence ATGGCCGCCTTTGCCGATTTCCGCGCGCAATTTCCGACGGTTGAGACAAAGCTTTATCTGAACAGCGGCTCTTACGGATTGCTGGCGAATAGCGTTCGTGCAGGGATGACCCATTATCTCGACAATCGCACCGAACATGGGGCCGATTGGGGCGGATGGGTCGGCCTGGAAGGTGAGGTGCGCGATCGCGTGGCCCGGCTGCTTGGCGCGTCCCCGCGCGACGTGGCCGTCACGGCATCGGCATCGGCGGGGATCAACGCCGTGGCAAGCTGCATCGATTTTGGCGCCCGGCGAAAGGCGGTGGTGAGCAATTACGAATTCCCGACCAGCGCGCAGATCTGGCATGCGCAGGAAAAGCGCGGTGCGCAGGTGGTCCATGTCGCAGAGGCGGTCGACCGCACCATCCCCGTCGCGCATTTCGATGCGGCGATCGACGAGCACACTGCGATCGTCACGCTGTCGCACGTCTGTTACCGGCATGGCGCAAAGCTACCCGCCGAGACGATCCGCGAGATCGCACGGATCGCGCATGAGCGTGGCGCGCTGGTGATTCTCGATTGCTATCAGTCGATCGGCACCGAGCGGATCGACGTCCAGTCGCTGGGGGTCGATTTCTGCGTCGGCGGCATGCTCAAATATCTGCTGGGTTCGGCGGGTAGCGGTTTCCTCTGGGCGCGCGCGGCGCTAACCACCACCCTCCTGCCGGGAACTTCGGGCTGGTTTGCCCAGGCCGATATCAATGCGATGGATATCTTCGCCAACGATCCCAGCCCCGATGCGCGGCGCTTTCAGGCCGGGACGCCGCCCGTTCCCAGCCTGTACAGCGCCCGGGCAGGGCTCGATCTGATCCTGGCGACCGGCGTCGATGCGATCGAAGCACGGGTCCGCGGCCTCACACGCTATGCGCTCGATCGGCTGCGCGAGGCGGACATTGCGGTGGTCACGCCCGACCAGGACGCGCTGCGCGGGCCGATGATCGCCATCCCCGCACGCGATGAGATGGCGCTGGTAGCCTATCTGGCCGAACGCGACATGGTGGTGTCGTGCCGCGACGGCAACATCCGCGCCGGCTTCCATGCCTATAACATCGAAGCCGAAGTCGACCGCTTCGTTGTGGCACTGGTCGCGAGCGGGCTGTGCCGCGACATCGCGACGCTTGCCGCCGCATGA
- a CDS encoding cupin domain-containing protein gives MADAVVASRKPFYKELQAGRSYLWCACGRSKRQPFCDGRSHEGTGIDPVKYTAAVDREEVLFCGCKQTATPPFCDGAHSNLPGGYADEAEIVEDLPWAESDAAGVRVLDGHCYVIRADATRPADAPDWWCRTIVSTDMGAQHQAQFYAELTSGRSPVLASAAGDVVLWVVGGAGEVEISGRGFAIACDTGVYVRAGEAFRFTQSGTATLAVHIHACPATQMLDTLDTMPGNFDTAWPDRLASVDESQRHAMGPRYFQLLVDKRVGSTTATQFIGHIPQSRAEMHRHLYEEALVILSGDGVIWNDGARARVAAGDVIFFPRKHRHSLQCTATDGMNVVGLIHPGDNPGINY, from the coding sequence ATGGCTGACGCCGTGGTGGCAAGCCGCAAGCCCTTCTACAAGGAACTGCAAGCTGGGCGCAGCTATCTCTGGTGCGCCTGCGGCCGATCGAAGCGGCAACCCTTTTGCGACGGGCGTTCGCATGAGGGGACCGGGATCGATCCGGTCAAATACACCGCCGCCGTCGACCGCGAGGAAGTGTTGTTCTGCGGCTGCAAACAGACCGCGACGCCGCCCTTTTGCGACGGCGCGCACAGCAATCTTCCCGGTGGCTATGCCGATGAAGCCGAAATCGTCGAAGACCTGCCCTGGGCGGAGAGCGACGCGGCAGGTGTCCGCGTGCTTGACGGACATTGCTATGTCATCCGTGCCGATGCGACGCGCCCGGCCGATGCGCCCGATTGGTGGTGCCGCACGATCGTCTCGACCGACATGGGCGCGCAGCATCAGGCGCAATTCTATGCTGAGCTGACCAGCGGCCGCTCGCCCGTCCTGGCCTCCGCCGCCGGTGACGTGGTGCTCTGGGTGGTTGGCGGCGCGGGTGAAGTGGAGATTTCGGGTCGGGGCTTTGCCATCGCCTGCGATACCGGCGTCTATGTTCGCGCGGGCGAAGCGTTCCGCTTCACGCAATCGGGCACCGCGACGCTGGCCGTGCACATCCATGCCTGCCCCGCGACTCAGATGCTCGATACGCTCGATACGATGCCGGGTAATTTCGACACCGCCTGGCCCGACCGGCTTGCCAGCGTCGATGAAAGCCAGCGGCACGCCATGGGGCCGCGCTATTTCCAGCTTCTGGTCGACAAACGGGTGGGATCGACCACCGCGACTCAATTCATTGGCCATATCCCGCAATCACGCGCGGAAATGCACCGGCATCTGTATGAGGAGGCACTCGTCATCCTGTCGGGCGATGGCGTTATCTGGAATGATGGCGCGCGAGCGCGCGTGGCGGCGGGGGACGTGATCTTCTTCCCGCGCAAGCACCGTCATTCGCTGCAATGCACCGCGACCGATGGCATGAATGTGGTCGGACTTATTCACCCGGGCGACAATCCCGGCATCAATTATTGA
- a CDS encoding MarR family winged helix-turn-helix transcriptional regulator, whose protein sequence is MSQPKKNEAMPQSKDCDPRLGNNWLEGYVPYQLYRLTNRLDRRLQTRLRKLGIKPSPWRVMTVLRSHGTLAIGGIAEHSLMEQPTVSRVIVQLEADGLIEREISAEDSRITLVTLTPEGVEKIDTIVAIAHRHQEEALSELSSDEIAQFRAIVARIEQNIDFNQ, encoded by the coding sequence GTGAGCCAGCCAAAGAAAAATGAAGCGATGCCGCAATCAAAGGATTGCGACCCCCGTCTCGGCAATAATTGGCTTGAGGGCTATGTCCCGTATCAGCTTTATCGCCTGACCAACCGGCTCGATCGCCGGCTGCAGACCCGGTTGCGCAAATTGGGCATCAAGCCGTCGCCATGGCGCGTCATGACCGTCCTGCGCTCGCACGGCACCCTGGCAATTGGTGGCATCGCCGAACATTCGCTGATGGAACAGCCGACGGTTAGCCGCGTCATCGTGCAGCTGGAAGCAGATGGACTGATCGAGCGCGAGATATCGGCCGAAGATTCGCGGATCACACTCGTCACGCTCACGCCCGAGGGCGTCGAGAAAATCGATACGATCGTCGCCATCGCGCACCGCCATCAGGAAGAAGCACTATCCGAATTGTCCAGTGACGAAATCGCGCAATTCCGTGCCATCGTCGCTAGGATCGAGCAGAATATCGACTTCAACCAGTGA
- a CDS encoding VOC family protein → MTDFARPPIPAAPQAIDGAILFFYYDDLDAAAYWYHELLGLDILMREEWLVLLQLRPGCTVGLVDAIEGNHLPPRGGNQGAMLSIETNQIEAWLERFKVAGHCPPDTSLISGCRGRTLEFRVRDPGGYMVEFFHWLDRP, encoded by the coding sequence GTGACCGACTTCGCGCGACCGCCGATCCCTGCCGCGCCGCAGGCGATCGACGGGGCGATCCTGTTCTTCTACTATGACGATCTCGATGCCGCGGCGTATTGGTATCACGAGCTACTCGGTCTCGATATTCTGATGCGCGAGGAGTGGCTCGTGCTGCTGCAGCTGCGCCCGGGCTGTACCGTGGGGCTTGTCGATGCGATCGAAGGCAATCATCTGCCCCCGCGTGGCGGTAACCAGGGCGCGATGCTGTCGATCGAAACCAATCAGATCGAGGCGTGGTTGGAGCGATTCAAGGTCGCGGGACACTGTCCGCCGGATACGTCGCTCATATCGGGATGCAGAGGGCGAACGCTGGAATTCCGCGTGCGCGACCCCGGCGGCTATATGGTGGAATTCTTTCACTGGCTGGACCGGCCCTGA